A single Pan troglodytes isolate AG18354 chromosome 19, NHGRI_mPanTro3-v2.0_pri, whole genome shotgun sequence DNA region contains:
- the DNAJC7 gene encoding dnaJ homolog subfamily C member 7 isoform X3 — protein MCPKNASYYGNRAATLMMLGRFREALGDAQQSVRLDDSFVRGHLREGKCHLSLGNAMAACRSFQRALELDHKNAQAQQEFKNANAVMEYEKIAETDFEKRDFRKVVFCMDRALEFAPACHRFKILKAECLAMLGRYPEAQSVASDILRMDSTNADALYVRGLCLYYEDCIEKAVQFFVQALRMAPDHEKACIACRNAKALKAKKEDGNKAFKEGNYKLAYELYTEALGIDPNNIKTNAKLYCNRGTVNSKLRKLDDAIEDCTNAVKLDDTYIKAYLRRAQCYMDTEQYEEAVRDYEKVYQTEKTKEHKQLLKNAQLELKKSKRKDYYKILGVDKNASEDEIKKAYRKRALMHHPDRHSGASAEVQKEEEKKFKEVGEAFTILSDPKKKTRYDSGQDLDEEGMNMGDFDPNSIFKAFFGGPGGFSFEASGPGNFFFQFG, from the exons ATGTGTCCTAAAAATGCTAGCTATTATGGTAATCGAGCAGCCACCTTGATGATGCTTGGAAGGTTCCGGGAAGCTCTTGGAGATGCACAACAGTCAGTGAGGTTGGATGACAGTTTTGTCCGG GGACATCTACGAGAGGGCAAGTGCCACCTCTCTCTGGGGAATGCCATGGCAGCATGTCGCAGCTTCCAGAGAGCCCTAGAACTGGATCATAAAAATGCTCAGGCACAACAAGAG TTCAAGAATGCTAATGCAGTCATGGAATATGAGAAAATAGCAGAAACAGATTTTGAGAAGCGAGATTTTCGGAAG GTTGTTTTCTGCATGGACCGTGCCCTAGAATTTGCCCCTGCCTGCCATCGCTTCAAAATCCTCAAGGCAGAATGTTTAGCAATGCTGGGTCGTTATCCAGAAGCACAGTCTGTGGCTAG TGACATTCTACGAATGGATTCCACCAATGCAGATGCTCTGTATGTACGAGGTCTTTGCCTTTATTACGAAGATTGTATTGAGAAGGCAGTTCAGTTTTTCGTACAGGCTCTCAGGATGGCTCCTGACCACGAGAAGGCCTGCATTGCCTGCAGA AATGCCAAAGCActcaaagcaaagaaagaagatgGGAATAAAGCATTTAAGGAAGGAAATTACAAACTAGCATATGAACTGTACACAGAAGCCCTGGGGATAGACCCcaacaatataaaaacaaatgctaAACTCTACTGTAATCGGGGTACGGTTAATTCCAAG cTTAGGAAACTAGATGATGCAATAGAAGACTGCACAAATGCAGTGAAGCTTGATGACACTTACATAAAAGCCTACTTGAGAAGAGCTCAGTG TTACATGGACACAGAACAGTATGAAGAAGCAGTACGAGACTATGAAAAAGTATATcagacagagaaaacaaaag AACACAAACAGCTCCTAAAAAATGCGCAGCTGGAACTGAAGAAGAGTAAGAGGAAAGATTACTACAAGATTCTAGGAGTGGACAAGAATGCCTCTGAGGACGAGATCAAGAAAGCTTATCGGAAACGGGCCTTGATGCACCATCCAG ATCGGCATAGTGGAGCCAGTGCTGAGGttcagaaggaggaggagaagaagttCAAGGAAGTTGGAGAGGCCTTTACTATCCTCTCTGATCCCAAGAAAAAGACTCGCTATGACAGTGGACAGGACCTAGATGAGGAGGGCATGAATATGGGTG ATTTTGATCCAAACAGTATCTTCAAGGCATTCTTTGGCGGTCCTGGCGGCTTCAGCTTTGAAG caTCTGGTCCAgggaatttcttttttcaatttggcTAA
- the DNAJC7 gene encoding dnaJ homolog subfamily C member 7 isoform X1, with protein sequence MVAAHQNSRSREARCLTTTEWSLWFQLPPHWDRQSMSIGTCCFPGTNREAETFKEQGNAYYAKKDYNEAYNYYTKAIDMCPKNASYYGNRAATLMMLGRFREALGDAQQSVRLDDSFVRGHLREGKCHLSLGNAMAACRSFQRALELDHKNAQAQQEFKNANAVMEYEKIAETDFEKRDFRKVVFCMDRALEFAPACHRFKILKAECLAMLGRYPEAQSVASDILRMDSTNADALYVRGLCLYYEDCIEKAVQFFVQALRMAPDHEKACIACRNAKALKAKKEDGNKAFKEGNYKLAYELYTEALGIDPNNIKTNAKLYCNRGTVNSKLRKLDDAIEDCTNAVKLDDTYIKAYLRRAQCYMDTEQYEEAVRDYEKVYQTEKTKEHKQLLKNAQLELKKSKRKDYYKILGVDKNASEDEIKKAYRKRALMHHPDRHSGASAEVQKEEEKKFKEVGEAFTILSDPKKKTRYDSGQDLDEEGMNMGDFDPNSIFKAFFGGPGGFSFEASGPGNFFFQFG encoded by the exons ATGGTGGCTGCCCATCAGAACTCACGGTCTAGAGAAGCTAGATGTCTAACAACTACTGAG TGGTCGCTGTGGTTTCAGCTCCCTCCACACTGGGATAGGCAGAGTATGAGCATTGGCACATGCTGTTTTCCTGGAACAAACAG GGAAGCAGAGACTTTCAAGGAACAAGGAAATGCATACTATGCCAAGAAAGATTACAATGAAGCTTATAATTATTACACAAAAGCCATAG ATATGTGTCCTAAAAATGCTAGCTATTATGGTAATCGAGCAGCCACCTTGATGATGCTTGGAAGGTTCCGGGAAGCTCTTGGAGATGCACAACAGTCAGTGAGGTTGGATGACAGTTTTGTCCGG GGACATCTACGAGAGGGCAAGTGCCACCTCTCTCTGGGGAATGCCATGGCAGCATGTCGCAGCTTCCAGAGAGCCCTAGAACTGGATCATAAAAATGCTCAGGCACAACAAGAG TTCAAGAATGCTAATGCAGTCATGGAATATGAGAAAATAGCAGAAACAGATTTTGAGAAGCGAGATTTTCGGAAG GTTGTTTTCTGCATGGACCGTGCCCTAGAATTTGCCCCTGCCTGCCATCGCTTCAAAATCCTCAAGGCAGAATGTTTAGCAATGCTGGGTCGTTATCCAGAAGCACAGTCTGTGGCTAG TGACATTCTACGAATGGATTCCACCAATGCAGATGCTCTGTATGTACGAGGTCTTTGCCTTTATTACGAAGATTGTATTGAGAAGGCAGTTCAGTTTTTCGTACAGGCTCTCAGGATGGCTCCTGACCACGAGAAGGCCTGCATTGCCTGCAGA AATGCCAAAGCActcaaagcaaagaaagaagatgGGAATAAAGCATTTAAGGAAGGAAATTACAAACTAGCATATGAACTGTACACAGAAGCCCTGGGGATAGACCCcaacaatataaaaacaaatgctaAACTCTACTGTAATCGGGGTACGGTTAATTCCAAG cTTAGGAAACTAGATGATGCAATAGAAGACTGCACAAATGCAGTGAAGCTTGATGACACTTACATAAAAGCCTACTTGAGAAGAGCTCAGTG TTACATGGACACAGAACAGTATGAAGAAGCAGTACGAGACTATGAAAAAGTATATcagacagagaaaacaaaag AACACAAACAGCTCCTAAAAAATGCGCAGCTGGAACTGAAGAAGAGTAAGAGGAAAGATTACTACAAGATTCTAGGAGTGGACAAGAATGCCTCTGAGGACGAGATCAAGAAAGCTTATCGGAAACGGGCCTTGATGCACCATCCAG ATCGGCATAGTGGAGCCAGTGCTGAGGttcagaaggaggaggagaagaagttCAAGGAAGTTGGAGAGGCCTTTACTATCCTCTCTGATCCCAAGAAAAAGACTCGCTATGACAGTGGACAGGACCTAGATGAGGAGGGCATGAATATGGGTG ATTTTGATCCAAACAGTATCTTCAAGGCATTCTTTGGCGGTCCTGGCGGCTTCAGCTTTGAAG caTCTGGTCCAgggaatttcttttttcaatttggcTAA
- the DNAJC7 gene encoding dnaJ homolog subfamily C member 7 isoform X2 gives MAAAAECDVVMAATEPELLDDQEAKREAETFKEQGNAYYAKKDYNEAYNYYTKAIDMCPKNASYYGNRAATLMMLGRFREALGDAQQSVRLDDSFVRGHLREGKCHLSLGNAMAACRSFQRALELDHKNAQAQQEFKNANAVMEYEKIAETDFEKRDFRKVVFCMDRALEFAPACHRFKILKAECLAMLGRYPEAQSVASDILRMDSTNADALYVRGLCLYYEDCIEKAVQFFVQALRMAPDHEKACIACRNAKALKAKKEDGNKAFKEGNYKLAYELYTEALGIDPNNIKTNAKLYCNRGTVNSKLRKLDDAIEDCTNAVKLDDTYIKAYLRRAQCYMDTEQYEEAVRDYEKVYQTEKTKEHKQLLKNAQLELKKSKRKDYYKILGVDKNASEDEIKKAYRKRALMHHPDRHSGASAEVQKEEEKKFKEVGEAFTILSDPKKKTRYDSGQDLDEEGMNMGDFDPNSIFKAFFGGPGGFSFEASGPGNFFFQFG, from the exons ATGGCGGCTGCCGCGGAGTGCGATGTGGTAATGGCGGCGACCGAGCCAGAGCTGCTCGACGACCAAGAGGCGAAGAG GGAAGCAGAGACTTTCAAGGAACAAGGAAATGCATACTATGCCAAGAAAGATTACAATGAAGCTTATAATTATTACACAAAAGCCATAG ATATGTGTCCTAAAAATGCTAGCTATTATGGTAATCGAGCAGCCACCTTGATGATGCTTGGAAGGTTCCGGGAAGCTCTTGGAGATGCACAACAGTCAGTGAGGTTGGATGACAGTTTTGTCCGG GGACATCTACGAGAGGGCAAGTGCCACCTCTCTCTGGGGAATGCCATGGCAGCATGTCGCAGCTTCCAGAGAGCCCTAGAACTGGATCATAAAAATGCTCAGGCACAACAAGAG TTCAAGAATGCTAATGCAGTCATGGAATATGAGAAAATAGCAGAAACAGATTTTGAGAAGCGAGATTTTCGGAAG GTTGTTTTCTGCATGGACCGTGCCCTAGAATTTGCCCCTGCCTGCCATCGCTTCAAAATCCTCAAGGCAGAATGTTTAGCAATGCTGGGTCGTTATCCAGAAGCACAGTCTGTGGCTAG TGACATTCTACGAATGGATTCCACCAATGCAGATGCTCTGTATGTACGAGGTCTTTGCCTTTATTACGAAGATTGTATTGAGAAGGCAGTTCAGTTTTTCGTACAGGCTCTCAGGATGGCTCCTGACCACGAGAAGGCCTGCATTGCCTGCAGA AATGCCAAAGCActcaaagcaaagaaagaagatgGGAATAAAGCATTTAAGGAAGGAAATTACAAACTAGCATATGAACTGTACACAGAAGCCCTGGGGATAGACCCcaacaatataaaaacaaatgctaAACTCTACTGTAATCGGGGTACGGTTAATTCCAAG cTTAGGAAACTAGATGATGCAATAGAAGACTGCACAAATGCAGTGAAGCTTGATGACACTTACATAAAAGCCTACTTGAGAAGAGCTCAGTG TTACATGGACACAGAACAGTATGAAGAAGCAGTACGAGACTATGAAAAAGTATATcagacagagaaaacaaaag AACACAAACAGCTCCTAAAAAATGCGCAGCTGGAACTGAAGAAGAGTAAGAGGAAAGATTACTACAAGATTCTAGGAGTGGACAAGAATGCCTCTGAGGACGAGATCAAGAAAGCTTATCGGAAACGGGCCTTGATGCACCATCCAG ATCGGCATAGTGGAGCCAGTGCTGAGGttcagaaggaggaggagaagaagttCAAGGAAGTTGGAGAGGCCTTTACTATCCTCTCTGATCCCAAGAAAAAGACTCGCTATGACAGTGGACAGGACCTAGATGAGGAGGGCATGAATATGGGTG ATTTTGATCCAAACAGTATCTTCAAGGCATTCTTTGGCGGTCCTGGCGGCTTCAGCTTTGAAG caTCTGGTCCAgggaatttcttttttcaatttggcTAA